The sequence below is a genomic window from Streptosporangium lutulentum.
CGACGGTCGGCGCGAGAGTGCCGACGGCCGGCAGGAGGGGAGCCCGCCCGGCGTACAGGCGGTCGAGGTCGGCGTCGACGTCGTCGAGCAGGCGGAGCGGATCCTCGGTCTGCGGTTCGTCCCCGAGGTCGTCGACGAACCGCGCGAAGCCGTACACCGCGAGGAGATGGCGGCGGTGGCCGCGCGGCAGCAGTCGCGAGGCGACCGGGAAGTTCTCCCGGCGTGCCCGGCGCTCGACGTCCGGAAGGTTCTCACGGCGTGCTTCACGCGCGGCGTCCGGAAGGTTCTCACGGCGTGCTTCGCCCGCGGCGTTCGGGAAGTTCTCCCGGTGTGCCTGACGCACGACGTCTCGTGCGTCGTCTCCCCCCGAATACATGAATTTGAGCTTGTCCGTTGTAAGTCGCTATAAACGCGGGGGTGTAGTTCGTTGGTGTTTATCGGGCGTGAGCTGGGCAAATATTTGATATCTGGCCGCAGTCTCGTTTTCGGTAAATTGATATTTTTTTTCAGGGGGACGACATAAACCGGCTCGAAATAAAATTCACCGCAAAATGCGGCGCGGCTTTCTTCATCGGCGTGCCTTCAAACGGCGGTGGTCTCGCAAACCTCGCGGAGGGCCGGACGGCCGGAAAGGACGCCGTGATCCCGCAGAGGCCCGACCCGCAGGCCCGCGGCGCGGCAGCGGTCCACCAGTTCGGGCAGGGCGCCGAGCCCCGCCCGCCAGGAACCCGGGGCCGAGGTGCAGTCGGAGTCGTGCAGCAGGAGGGTCGCCCCACCGCGCAGGCCGGGAGCCATGGCGGCCAGTACGGTGGCCGGGCTCGCCGTCCGGGTCCAGTCCTTGCCCCACGCGGTCCACAGCACGGGCCGCAACCCCAGCCCGCGGGCGGCTACCAGGCCCTCGGCGCTGAGCACGCCGTAGGGCGGCCGGTACCAGGCGGGGCAGACGCCGGTGACGGCGGTGACCAGCGCGGCGGCCCTGCTCAGCTCGGAGGCCGTCCGTCCCGGGCGGGTGAGGAGGGCGTTGTCGTGCCGCCAGCCGTGCACCGCGATCTCATGGCCCCGTTCGACGATGTCGAGGCCGAGTTCGGGATGGCGTTCGAGCATCCGGCCGAGGACGAAGAACGTGCCCCGGCATCCGAGTCGCTCCAGCTCGTCGAGGAACCGGGGAGTGGATCGCGGGTCGGGCCCGTCGTCGAAGGTCAGCGCGACGTGGCCGGCGGCCCCCCTCCCGGCGAGACCGGGCAGCAGGCGGCGTACGGCCGGCAGCCAGGTCGCGGCGGGGCCGACGTGGAGCGCGGCCAGCCCGGCGAGTGTCAACGCGGCGCGGTTCATCACCTCAAGTCTGCGCGCGGCGGGACACGACGCGCCGACGCGCCACGCCTCGTTGATTCAAAACTGCATGTGAAAGGCCATGATGTGCCGCCGCGCCGTGCTTCGCCGTTCGATGCCCGCGTGCGAAAGGGGTCCTGATGTGTCAACGCGCCGTGACTCGTTGTTTCCCATCCGGCTGAAAGGGGCCGCGCGGCGCGATTCGTCGCGCCGGTTTCACGCGCGGGGGAGCGCGGCGCCGGCGCGGCCCGCGGTGCTGATTCTCAGCGCGAGCATGGGGGCCGGGCACGACGTGATCGCGACGGAACTGGTCAGGCGGCTGGCCGCCGAGGGCGTCGAAGCCGAGGTGGTCGACATCCTGGACCTGCTCCCGCTGCGGCTGGGGGTGGCGCTGCGCGGGTGGTACGGCTGGATGGTGCGCTCCGCCCCCTGGCTGTACGCGCTGATCTACCGGGTCTTCTTCGTGTCGGACCGGGCGCCGTCGGTGTCGCCGCTGACGATCGTGGTCGCGGCACGGCTGAGAAGACTGATCCGCAGCAGGCAGGTGACCGAGGTCGTCTCGACCTTCCACATGGCCGCGCAGGCGGCCGGTCATCTGAGGCGGTACGGCCGGCTGCCGGTCCCCAGCACCGTCCTGCTGACCGACTTCGCGGCGCATCGGCTCTGGCTGCATCCGGGGAACGACCGGTACCTGTGCCCGGACCTCGCGACCGCCCACGCCGTCCACACGGCGACCGGCTGTCCGGTGTCGTGTCACGCTCCCGTCGTACGCCTGGGGTTCCGGCGATCCGAGAACGGCGCCGCGTCGACGCGGTCCCGGATCGGGGCCCGCGCGGACGATCGGCTGGTCCTCGTCTCGGCCGGCTCGTGGGGTGTGGGCGACGTCGAGAAGACGGCCCGCGTCCTGGCGCGCTCGGGACAGTACCTGCCCGTCGTCCTCTGCGGGCACAATCGTGAGCTGCGCCGCCGCCTGCGGCATGTCGGCCTGCCCCTCGACTGGTGCGACGACATGCCGGGGCTGATGGCCGCCGCGTACGCGCTGGTGGACAACGCGGCAGGGGTGACGTGCAGGGAGGCGATGGCGGCCGGGGTGCCGGTCATCTCCTACCGGCCGATCCCCGGCCACGGCAGGGACGGCGCGAGGGCCATGGCGCTGGCCGGGCTGAGCGTGTACGCGCGGGACGCGGGGGAACTGCTCGCCGCCCTGGACCGGTTCGGCCGCGACGAGGAACGCGACCGGCAGGTCGCACGGGGGGCGGCCCTGTTCGCCCTGTCGCCCGCCGAGTCCTTCCTCGTTCCTCCGGGACTCTGATCGCGTCCGTCGCACGCCGGGGCGCCGCTCACTCTTCCGGGAACGCCGGGACGCCGCTCACTTCTCCGGGGCGCCGGTCTCACCGTGCCGATGGACGAACGATCGGGCCAGCCGGACGCTGCCGTAGAGGATCAACCCCAGGCCGAGCAACTCCAGCATGACCCACGGCCCCAGCCGGATGTCCTCTCCGAACAACGCGACGCCGTACCCGATGCTGGAGACGGGGTCGGTGACGTTGAGCGCGGGTTGCACGGTCACCAGGCTTCCGCTCTGCAGCGCGTTCTGCAGGAGGAAGAGGCTGACCAGGCCCGCCGCGATCATGGAATACAGCGGCCAGGTGGTCAGCAGACTGGGCGGGTCCTCGGCGAAGACCCGGGTGTTCTCGGTGATCAGCGCTGCGGTGAAGGCGAATCCCAGGCCGGACGCGACCCCGAGCAGGACCGCCCTGGACTCGCCGTGCCTGAGCTTCGCCAGCATGACCAGGTATCCGATGATGCCGACCGTCACGATCATGGCGATCATCCATTCGACCGGGCTCGGGATTCGGTCTCCCACCGTCGGATTGGCACTGGCGAGCAGGACGGTCAGCCCGGCGGTCAGGATGCCGACGGCCAGCCACGTCTTCCGGTCCAGCATGACGCGCAGCATGCACGAGAGAAGGATCATCGTGAAGGGCAGTTCGATGACAAGAATGGGTTGCACGAGGGCGAGGCCGCCGAAGTTCAGCGCGGCGGCCTGGAAGACGAAGCCTCCGATGAGCGCGCCGAGGCCGCCCAGCCACAGCGGGTTCCGGATCAGGTCCCAGATCAGCGCGAGCCTGAACGCGTCGCTTTCCGGAACCGCTCGCGTCGCACGCTTCTGCAGCACCGATGAGAGGGCGTTGCACGCGGCGGTGAGCACGGCCAGGAGCACCGCGATCATCGGCCTCCGCCTTTCCGGCCGCCGACCGTGCGCTGTTCATCGGTGGAGATCATTGAGCGTGCTACCCGCTTCGCGACGTCGTGGCATATCAGCATTACGAGCATCGGTGAACATATGGGCGGCGCCCGCGCTCCACGCCGCCCGCGACGTCGCCTAAAGCGACTTTTGCCTCCACCTGCCCTTTTTGAAGAGGCGAGCTCGGATGTCACGGCTGCCGGATCACCTGAACGAGTGGTTTCAACCGGTGCATCCCGTGACCGCGCTTCAGATGAAGATCGCACGCTGTCGCTGCCCGTTCGCCTTGCAGAGCCTGGGCTCGACCGTGGAGCACACGATAGAAACCCGGTCATGCCGAGCACATGGTTCTGCCTTGCAGTCCACAGCCCAGTCCCCGCCAAGTTAGCCGGTTTCTGGGCTCGCGCGTTGGGTTACCAGATCGTCTTCGAGGGTCCGCAGGGCGAGGTGGCCATCGCCAAGGACGAGTTCAGCCATCCGGGGATGACCTTCCTCCCGCTCGACGAGCCTAAGCACGGCAAGAGCCGCCTGCACATCGAGCTCAACCCTGACGATCAGGACGCCGAGGTCAAGCGGCTGATCGGGCTGGGGGCCGGCCGGGTGGACATCGGGCAGCCCACGAACGCCGGTTGGGTGGTGCTCGCAGACCCGGACGGCAATGAGTTCTGCGTGCTCGCCCCCTGAAGGCATCCCTCAGAACCGAAGTGACCGGGCGGACCGGCATCACGGACCGTCAAAAGCCACTGGACCGATGTGGTCTTCGTGCGGCTGCGCCGGGCGCTGGAGCTGATGATCGCGGAGGTGATCGCCCCCCCCCGGTATTACCAGGCCCTGCGTGACAGAAGCGGAGATGGACTCACCTCGGACGTGGCAGCCAGGATCCACGCCGACGAGCGACGGTACCTACCGTTCCACTGCGACCGGCTGCGGGACTCGTTCCGGTCCCTGCCCCGAGTGGTTCGGGTGATCGCGTTCTGTGGGTGGTGGTTCCTCCTCCCGGGGGTCTGCGTCGTCATCGCCGTGGACCACGGTTCCACCCTGCGCCATCTCGGCGTGCCGGGATTCGTCTTCGTCCTCGACGTCGTCCGATTGTTCTCGACGGTGGCTGAAAAGGTCTTCATGAGGGATGGCGGGTGAACGGGTTTGCCTGGCTGACGTCGCAGAACGACTGGAGCGGAGATGCCACTTAACACCTGATCACGATCGACCTCGCCAATCACTTTCGTGACACGTCGGCGGGGAAGTGGCCAGGCAATCTCAGGTCGCTGGCCGGGGAGTCACGTTGTGGATCCTCGGCGATGTCCTGGAGTCGGAAAATTGCTCGCATGTCTGAAAATTGAAACGTTTGCGACTAATTTGCGGATGTGGGAAGATCGCCAAAATTTAGGCTCATTTGGCATTCCTTAAGAAGGCTCCCTGTGAAAGCCAGCCAGACCACGCTTCGCGATCTGATCAAGGGCGAACTACAGCTGTTGGTGCCGCTCTACCAGCGTCCTTACGCCTGGGAAAACGATCATTTGCAACGACTTTGGACGGACATCACCCAGCAGGCCGACCTGCTCCAGAGCTCTCAGCGCGCCGGGCACTTCCTGGGGTCGGTCGTGCTTGCTCCTGCTCCTGACCTCGTTCCGGGGAACTCGCAATGGATCGTCGTAGACGGGCAGCAGCGACTGACCACGCTGTTGCTTGCCTTGTGCGCGCTCCGCGACCACCAGGCGGCCGAGGACCCCGGCCACCGCGACCGCATCAACGATCTCCACCTGGTCAACCGCTACCAGCAGGGAGAGCGGCGCTACCGTCTTCTGCCCACTCAGGCAGATCGTCAGGCATTCACGGCGTGTGTTGACGGAGCCAACGACGAACGGGTCAGCGGGCGCGTCGGTACGGCCTACCAATTCTTCCGCCAGAAACTGGTCGAGATCGACGACCCAGCGGACCTGCACGACATCCACCGAGTCGAATTGGTGATACTCGACCAGCTCGACCTCGTCCAGATCGTGGTGGAGAAGGAGGACAACGTCTTCCGTATCTTCGAGTCGATCAACAACACGGGGATGAAACTCAGCCAGGTTGACCTCATTCGCAACTACGTCTTTATGTGTCTCCCCACCCGAGGCGCGGACGTCTACGAGCGGTACTGGCTTCCGACCCAGCAACTCCTGGACGCAAAGGGCCTCGACCAGCTCATGTATCTCGTCCTGGTTCTCGCTCGCGGAGACGAGGCCCAGTACAACGACGTCTACCGCGGGCATCAGGAACTGCTGGGCGAGATGGGAGAAGACGAGGAGAAAATCGAGCAGTACGTTCGCGAGCTCGCCAGGCGGGCACGCCAACTCGATCAGATTCTCCGACCGGACGAGAAAACGGAGATCGGCGCCAGGATCGCATTCCTCAACGACTTCAAGGCGACGACGGCTTATCCGGTGATCATGCGGCTCCTGGAGCTGCGCGAGCAGGGAGACGCGACCGACGAGGAGGTCGTGATGGCGCTGCAGCTGATCGAGAGCTTCGTCGTCCGGCGGCTCGTCGGACGGGTGACCAGCGCCAACCTGAACCGTATCTTCCAGCGGCTCACCGGGCAGCTGACGGCCGACCAGCCGGTGAACGAGACCGTCCAGGTCGAGCTGTCCCCTGCCCGGCTCTACTGGTCGTCGGACGAGGAATTCCGCCGGGACTTCGCGGAGAAGTCCTTCTACTGGCAAGGAGCCCGGTCGCAGCAAAAACTTGTACTGCGTCGACTGGAGGAGAGCTATCCGGCCAAGGAACGGGCCGACCTCTCCGGCAAGCAGATCACCATTGAGCACGTGCTGCCGCAGAGCCCGACGGACGCGTGGCTGCGCGAGCTGGCCGTAGAGAGCAGTAATCCCAAGCTCCTGCACAGCGAGTTGGTCCACACCCTGGGCAACCTCACCCTGAGCGGCTACAACTCCGAGCTCGGGAACATCCCCTTCGAGCAGAAAAAAGAGTTCTTCCTGCGCAGTGGGATCGAGATGAACCAACAGATCGCCACGGAGACCAGATGGGGGAAGGCGGAGATTCTCGCCAGGGCGGGAGAGCTCGCCGACCGGGCGATCGAGATCTGGCCCGGCCCGCTCACCGCGGATCGGGGTGGGGCGCCCTCGCGTGACTGGACCCTGCTCACCCAGGCGCTCGCCGCGCTCCCGCCGGCGACCTGGACCTCCTACAGCGACCTCGCAGAGCTGATCGGCTCACACGCCCTTCCGGTGCGTGTGTACCTCGACAGGGAGAGCGTGCTCAACGGCCACCGGGTGCTGACGTCGGACGGAGAGCCGCCTACGGAGGGGCGCTCGGTGAGCCGGGTTGAGCTGCGTCAGGCGATGGGCGCGCTGCAGGCGGAGGGCATCGAGCTCGACGAGCTGGGCCGGGCGCAGGCGGCGCAACGGATCACGGCCCGGGAACTGGCCACTCTGCTGGGCCTGCCGAGTGCCGAGAGCCTGCGCGAGTTAGAGCTGGCGCCGGGCGAGCACCAGCACATCGCGGATCCGCAGCGGCGTTTCCTGGAGCAGCTCGGCGAGGCGAACGGGCCACAGGCGGCAGGAGCGGTCCAGCGGCTGCTGGAGCACTGGAAATCAGGAGGAGGCGAGATCCAGTACGGCTCGGGGGGTGCCTCCTGCGCCCCCGTCGTCAAGCGCGGCAATGAGGTGCTGGCAGCGATCCGGATTTACCCGAAGAAGGTGGAGATCCCCTTCGGGACCCTCGCGAAAAGGCATCCGTTTGACGATGTCACCGTCCGGGAGGAGCTGAGGGAACGGCTCAACGCCGCCCCTGAGGTGGATATCCCGCTGGCGAAACTGGATCTCTACCCGTCGTTCAGGGTGACCTCGCTCGCCACCGAGAGCGTCTGGGACGTGGTGGTCGGCTGCCTGGACTGGTTCCGGGACATCGTGACCCGAGAGGCCTGACCATAGGAAAGGAGGTCAGCCTCGGCACTAGACTCTGCGCCGAGGAACGGAGGAGCACGTGGAGTCCGGAAGCAGGCGTTGGGTGGAGGTCACGCCCTCCGAGCACACCCATGAGCGGGGCGGTCTCGCCGCGATCAAGGCGAAACTGGATGATGACGATCCCTACCGGGCGTGGAGCAACTTCACCTTCACCACCCGCAGCGGTCGTCAGTACGAGGTCGACCTCCTCGTCATCGGCAAGGGCGGCATCTACCTGCTGGAGCTCAAGCACTGGTCCGGCCGGATCATCGGCGATCACCAGACCTGGCTCCATAACGACAGGGCCGAGGACAACCCCCGCATCCTCGCCGACACCAAGGCCAAGCACTTCAAGCAGCTCCTCATCGACGCAGGCGGGCGCGACCTGCCGTTCGTGCACGCGGGCGTGGTCCTTCACCAGCCGTCCACCGAGGTCAAGCTCACGGACCGAGGCAGGTACGGCGTCTACCGGATCGACGGCCAGGGCCCCGAGGGGCTGGACGAGCTCATCAAGGACGAGCTGGCCGTCATACCGGGAAATCCCCGCAACGCCGTCGACCGTAAACGCTCGGTGGAGCTGGCCAGACTGATCAACAAGGCGGGTGTGCGTCCCAGCGTCCGGCATCGCAGGGTCGGCAACCTCGAGTTGGCAGACACTCCCCTGGCCGAGGGCCCCGGCTGGCAGGACTACCTGGCCCGTCACCCCATGCTGGACAGCGTCCGGCGGGTCCGCTTCTACCTGGTCGACCGGAGCGTCTCCGACGAGGAGCGCGCGGCGACCCTCCGGGCCGCCAAGCGGGAGTTCGTCACCCTGGAGAACGTCAATCATCCGGGCATCGCCCGCGCGATCGAGTTCTACGAGCACGACCGTGGTCTCGCCGTCGTGTTCGACCACGACGCGAGCGAGGTGCGCCTGGACCACTTTCTCCGGCAGAAGGCGGGAGGGCTCTCCGTCGACAAACGGATCGAGCTGGTCCGCACGCTGGCCAACACCCTGCGTTACGCGCATTCGCGACGGCTGGTGCACCGCAGGCTCAGTCCGCTGTCCATCTTCGTCCGCACCCTCGCGCACGACCGGTACGGCGTGCGGGTCCGTGACTGGCACACCGCCGGGCGCCTCGCGCCGGGCTCACCCGGCCACGGCAGCTACGCCGCGGGCACCCGCACCCTGGAGGCGTCGACCGACCGGGCCGCCCATGGGTACATCGCGCCCGAAACGCTCCACAACCTCGACGCCGATCCGATTCTGGCCGACGTCTTCGGTCTCGGATCCGTGTCGTTCCTGATCTTCACGGGTGACGCCCCGGCAGACAGCAGCGAGGAGCTCCAGCAACGGCTCACCAGGGAGCGGGGGCTCGACGTCGGCGTCGAGCTGGACGGTGCCTCACAGGCGATGATCGACCTGATCAGAAACGCCACCGCGGGTGACATCGACCTGCGCACGGAGTCGGCGGAGAAATTCGCCCAGGAGCTCGAGAACCTGATCCGGGACTTCCTCCTGAAAGAGGAGGTCGCCCAGCAGGTCGACCCGCTGGACGCGACGCCCGGCTCGATGATCGGCGCCAGGGAGCAGCCAGGCCGATTCGAGGTCGTCCAACGGCTCGGCCAGGGCTCCACCGCCCTCGCCCTGCTCGTCAAGGATTCCCAGCACGGCCATGCCGTGCTGAAGGTGGCGCTGGACGAGGACGGCGCCCGCCGGAGGCTGCTGGACGAGGCCGAGGTGCTGCATCTGGCCCGCGAACCACGCATCGCCCGCAGCCTGGAAGGACCGCTGGTCGTCGGGGGCCGTACGGCGCTGCTCCTGGAGGACGCCGGTCGGGAGAGCCTGGCGGCCATGATCCGCAGGGAGGGGCGCCTCTCGCTCGACTTCCTCGGCCGCTGGGGCCGGGATCTGCTGGAGATCCTCGCCGCGCTCGACCTCGCCGGAGTCAACCACCGCGACATCAAACCCGACAACCTCGCCTTCCGTGAGCGGGGCAAGAACCACGAGGTGCACCTGTCGCTCTTCGACTTCTCCCTGTCGAGGGCGCCGCTGGAGCAGACCGGGGTCGGCACCCCGCCCTACCTCGACCCGTTCTTCGATCCGATCCACCGGCCCCGCTACGACGCGGCGGCCGAGCGTTACGCGGTGGCGGTCACCCTCTACGAGATGGCCACCGGCCGGACCCCCACCTACGGCACCGGCGGCAGCCACCCGGCGCTGATCGACAGTGACGTCACCATCGATCCCGCCGATTTCGAGCCGGGGCCGGCTCGCGACGGGGTGATCGCCTTCTTCCGTGAGGCGCTCTCGCGCGACGTCAAGGCCCGTCACGACTCGATCGAGACGATGCGGATCGCCTGGCAGTCGGCCTTCGAATCCGTCCCGCCCGCCGCGGCCACGCCGACCAGCGTCAACCCGATCACGGGAGAGGAGCTCGACCAGGCGGCGGCCAAGGCGGTTCTCGACACCGCCATCGCCTCGGCCGGTCTCACCCCCCGCGCGGTCGACGCGCTGCACCGCATCGACGTCAGGACCGTCCGCGACCTGCTGGCCCGCTCCCCGTTCGAGCTCTCACGGCTCTCCGGCGTGGCAGAACCCACCAAGCGGGAGATCAGGCGCAGGGCCAAGCAGTGGCGCGGCAGGCTCCAGCCGGTCACCTCCGCCCCGGAGGCGGAGGATCTCCAGGACGGCTCCGACAGAGGTATCGGCTCGGTGCTCGGCTCCCTCGTGCCGAAGAATCTTCACAAGGACTCCGCGGAGGCGCAGGTGCTGCGGCTCTACCTCGGGCTGGAGGACACCACCTCCGCCTCCGGCTGGCCGGGTAGTGTCGAGCTGGCGCAGGCGGCCGGGGTCACCAGGGGCAGGGTCAGCCAGATCATCCCCAAGGCCCGCAAGGGCTGGCGGTCGAGGAGAAGCCTCACCCAGGTCCGCGACGAGATCGTCGAGATCGTCGAGGACGCCGGGGGAGTGATCTCCGCGACCGGCATCGCCGAGGCACTGCTCGCCTCCCGGAGTCCCGGCGCGGTGGGGGAGCGATGGATGCGTGGCGCGCTGGGCCTGGTCCGCGCGGCCGTCGAGGTCGAGGCCGAGCGCGGTGGAGAGGCCAGGCTCCTGCAGCGGCACTCGCACAACTCGGTGATCGTCGCGCTGGAGAAGCCCACCGATCCCGATGCCGTGCCGGGCACCGACCTGCTCGACTACGCCGTACGGCTCGGCAAGGCCGCCGACCACCTCGCCGCCGAGAGCCCGCTTCCCACCACCGCGCACACCGAGGCCAGGTTGCGTTCCGTACGGCTGCCGCAGGGGTGCGCGGAGCTTCCCGCCGAACGGCTGGCGCTGCTGGCCGCCGCCGCCTCGCGTACGGCCGCCGCCAACGGCCGCGGGGAGATCTACCCCGACGGGCTGGACCCGCGCCGGGCCTTGGAGCAGATGGCCTCCTCGCTCGGTGTGGTCCGCCGTGGCATGAACCCCGAGCAGCTCAAGGTGCGGGTGCGCGCCCGATACCCGAAGGTCGGAGCTTTCCCGGAGGACCCCCCGGAGCAGGAGCCGCGCAAGCTCAACACGCTTCTCAAGAAGGCCGGTGTCCCGCTGGTCTTCGAGAGGGGCACCTACGAGCCGCGCAAGGTGCAGGGCACCATCCTCCCGTCCGCCCGGAGCCGGGGACTGACGAGCCTCGGCGGAGGCTTGAGTGACAAGGAGTTCGCCGCCTTCGAGCGCCGCATGGCGCTGTCGTCAAGCGAGCGGGGATTCATCACGCTCAGCGTGGACTACCGCTTCTACACCGACGCCATCGCCGCGCTGAGCGCCCGTTTCGGCGCCGAGGTGGTCGACGTCACCGCCGAGTTGCTCACCGCGATGCGGGCGGTCGCCGACGCCCATCGTGTGGACTGGTCGTTGGCACTCCGCTCCGACCGCCCGGACGCGGCCCCGCAGGACGCCGCGAACCTGCGCAGGCTCGTCGCGCTCGCGGCGGCAGGGCTGGAGGAACGGCTGGTCACGGATCCGGAGCCGCTGTTGATCGTCGAGGCGGCGCCTCTGGCACGCTACGACCGGCTGGGCGTGCTGGAGCGCCTGGCGGACAAGGCGACCGCCAGGCCCGCGGCCCGTTGGCTGCTGCTGCCCGTCGAGCAGGGCGGCGCGCCCTACATCGACGACCGGCCTGCCCCCGGCACCCTCGGCGCGCTGAAGGTCTCCACGAACTGGGTCGACGCACACCGCCACCTCGCGGCCTCATAGCTCCCGTCGGAGGCTATTCGAGTAGGTCAACTCGCCTTGAGCTGTTCCGCACCGCCCACCTTGTAGGTGTGGTCCCCGAAGTCGGCGACCAGATCAAGCCGCCCTCCGAGAGCCATGACGTAGCGGGCGATGGCATCGACTGTAAAAACCTTGCCCTGCTCGATCTGAGAGACACGCCCCTTGGTCACTCCCATACGCTCGGCGAGTTCGGCCTGAGTGAGACCGACCTGCTTACGGATCTCCGCGAGCTGGTAGGCGTCGACACGGGCGATGACGGCACGATGCCTGCGCTCAGCTTCCTCGATGCCCCCGACACGCTCGACGTAGGCGTCGCGATCCCACTTGCTGTAGCCGCTCACAGCTCATCCTCCTCCGCGCGTTCCTTCAGATAAGTCTCGTAACGATCCTCAGCCAGCGGGATCGCCGTGCGATACCACCCTCGCCAGTTTCCAGCCTTATCACCCGCCACGAGCAAAATGGCTGATCGCCAAGGGTCGAAAACGAAGAGGATCCGGACCTCGCTACGTCCCGAGGAGCCGGGGCGCAGCTCTTTCATGTTAGATACCCGCGAGGATTCGATCTTACCGACCAACGGTCGCTTGAGCTCTGGACCCGTACGGCTCAGCGCATAAATCGCGTCGTCGATGAGATCGAAGGTCTCCGGATCCGTCACGCGTAGGTCGTCGATCCATTCCCGGACCTCGTTGACGTGGTAGATCTCCCAATGGTCATCCACGCCAAGAGGATAGCAAATCCTATACTTCCAGGGTGGAGCATCGGACTCGATTCGTCAGGGGTGGCCGGGGTCGACTTGCCATGATCAATTGACCGTTTTGTCCCTTGGGCGAGGGTGACGGGCCTTCGCGTGTCGCTGCGGCTGCGGCTGCGGCTGCGCCAGGCTTCCACAGTTCCGGGAGGGGGTCTTTCGTCTCGTCGGGGCGGGGGATCTGTGGTCAGGTCGGCGCGGGGAGCACGGTCAGGCGCTGCCAGCAGGTGAGGAAGGCCTCTCGCCAGGGCCAGTTGGGGCGGATCTTCAGGATGCGGTGGCGGGCGTGGCGCACCAGCTTGGCGGGCAGGTGCCACAGCCGGTAGCGCAGGGTGTCGGGCTCGGCATCGGCGGCGTAGGCGGCGCAGCCTCGGGTTGGGGGGGAAGAAAAGAGGGCGCGGTCCGGAGACCGCGCCCTCGGGGGCATGAAGCCCCGGTTAAGCCTGTGCTCGCTTTCGCGACTCCTTGAAAATACCCGACCCCATGACGATCGACCGCGATTTTCGCAAAGCCTTGGCGCTGCCTGGCTTCTCGCAGCATGGGACCGGTGGAGACTCGGATCTCAGAGAGGCGACGTGCGAGTGGTTGCGGTCCACGATGGGGGGAGCAACTCGAGCCTCGCCCCATGACCGGAGAGATCACGCTCGGTGAGCCGATGAGCTGTCCTCGGGTTCCCAACCTCGCTGTTCACCGCAAGGGCGACTACCTGATCCGCGTCCACTACGCCTGATTTCCGTGTCAGGTTCTGGATAGGGCTGGTCCACCTCGTTAGTTGAACAGAATTGTCCGTTTGTGTCGGGCAAGTTATTATCATTCGCTGTTTAATGTCCCTGTT
It includes:
- the pglW gene encoding BREX system serine/threonine kinase PglW — encoded protein: MESGSRRWVEVTPSEHTHERGGLAAIKAKLDDDDPYRAWSNFTFTTRSGRQYEVDLLVIGKGGIYLLELKHWSGRIIGDHQTWLHNDRAEDNPRILADTKAKHFKQLLIDAGGRDLPFVHAGVVLHQPSTEVKLTDRGRYGVYRIDGQGPEGLDELIKDELAVIPGNPRNAVDRKRSVELARLINKAGVRPSVRHRRVGNLELADTPLAEGPGWQDYLARHPMLDSVRRVRFYLVDRSVSDEERAATLRAAKREFVTLENVNHPGIARAIEFYEHDRGLAVVFDHDASEVRLDHFLRQKAGGLSVDKRIELVRTLANTLRYAHSRRLVHRRLSPLSIFVRTLAHDRYGVRVRDWHTAGRLAPGSPGHGSYAAGTRTLEASTDRAAHGYIAPETLHNLDADPILADVFGLGSVSFLIFTGDAPADSSEELQQRLTRERGLDVGVELDGASQAMIDLIRNATAGDIDLRTESAEKFAQELENLIRDFLLKEEVAQQVDPLDATPGSMIGAREQPGRFEVVQRLGQGSTALALLVKDSQHGHAVLKVALDEDGARRRLLDEAEVLHLAREPRIARSLEGPLVVGGRTALLLEDAGRESLAAMIRREGRLSLDFLGRWGRDLLEILAALDLAGVNHRDIKPDNLAFRERGKNHEVHLSLFDFSLSRAPLEQTGVGTPPYLDPFFDPIHRPRYDAAAERYAVAVTLYEMATGRTPTYGTGGSHPALIDSDVTIDPADFEPGPARDGVIAFFREALSRDVKARHDSIETMRIAWQSAFESVPPAAATPTSVNPITGEELDQAAAKAVLDTAIASAGLTPRAVDALHRIDVRTVRDLLARSPFELSRLSGVAEPTKREIRRRAKQWRGRLQPVTSAPEAEDLQDGSDRGIGSVLGSLVPKNLHKDSAEAQVLRLYLGLEDTTSASGWPGSVELAQAAGVTRGRVSQIIPKARKGWRSRRSLTQVRDEIVEIVEDAGGVISATGIAEALLASRSPGAVGERWMRGALGLVRAAVEVEAERGGEARLLQRHSHNSVIVALEKPTDPDAVPGTDLLDYAVRLGKAADHLAAESPLPTTAHTEARLRSVRLPQGCAELPAERLALLAAAASRTAAANGRGEIYPDGLDPRRALEQMASSLGVVRRGMNPEQLKVRVRARYPKVGAFPEDPPEQEPRKLNTLLKKAGVPLVFERGTYEPRKVQGTILPSARSRGLTSLGGGLSDKEFAAFERRMALSSSERGFITLSVDYRFYTDAIAALSARFGAEVVDVTAELLTAMRAVADAHRVDWSLALRSDRPDAAPQDAANLRRLVALAAAGLEERLVTDPEPLLIVEAAPLARYDRLGVLERLADKATARPAARWLLLPVEQGGAPYIDDRPAPGTLGALKVSTNWVDAHRHLAAS
- a CDS encoding helix-turn-helix domain-containing protein, encoding MSGYSKWDRDAYVERVGGIEEAERRHRAVIARVDAYQLAEIRKQVGLTQAELAERMGVTKGRVSQIEQGKVFTVDAIARYVMALGGRLDLVADFGDHTYKVGGAEQLKAS
- a CDS encoding type II toxin-antitoxin system RelE/ParE family toxin, with translation MDDHWEIYHVNEVREWIDDLRVTDPETFDLIDDAIYALSRTGPELKRPLVGKIESSRVSNMKELRPGSSGRSEVRILFVFDPWRSAILLVAGDKAGNWRGWYRTAIPLAEDRYETYLKERAEEDEL